The genomic interval tcgctttttcttttcaggagAGAATTGCTCGTctgcggcagagacgccagaACTTCCGTCGCGTTTGTCACTTCATTCGCGCATGCCGCGAGGAAGAGTTGCCGCTCCTCATCAGATGGCAAGAAGAGCAGTTGGCCCGCGACACTCAAATTCTTCTCGACATGCAGAACCGGCACGAGGAAGGTAATCTCACCCTTTCCACATGCCTGTATTCggacgcgtcttcttcctgtccttcGTTCCACCTGCATGTGGTCCTCCCCATATTTTTTTCATCGACATAGCTCTTCTTTCCGTCGAACCACATCTATCGTCTATtcacctatatatatatatatatatatatatataaatacatgtatgcataaaAATATGTATAACTATAGaggtgtttctctctgtacacatattatatatatatattcatatatatatatatatatgtatgtatgtatgtaccAGTGTATGTGAGCCGACTGGCCCCGGCTGTGTCTACGTCCCCGTACGTGTTGAGGAGTCATTATTTCTGAGGCAGGATTGTTTATGAGGATGTTCTAGGGAGATTGATGGACTGCGAGTGCGACTGCCCGTTAGACCGTGAAATTCGTTATCGACCGTATCGCAGTTCGGCCTTGCGTTCGGTcgggctgcatgcaagcaaaGGTCTAAGTGTGCGTCGAGGAGCTCGGGAtgtctgcgttgtctctggACGTCGCGCCTTCGCTTTCGTCGCCTGTTTTTCCCGCACAGAGCACAAGGCTGCCTTCGAGGCAGCgctggaagagaagcagatctTCGAGGTTGTCAaggaagacaaggagaagTGGGTTGCGGAGAAGATTGCAGTTCGTCAGAAGGACTTTGAACAGCAGGCGCAGGAGCAGCGcgagcgtctcctccacgtTCTGCGACAGGCAAAGATTCAACGCGCGCGTGCTCGCAAAGAGGAACATCTGAAGAAACTCAAAATCGAAGTCGAACGCAAGAGGATggaggaggaacagaaggTCAGACAAAACGGAGCAAAACGCAGGCGAAACAAAACAAATctagatacatatatatagagcGAGAACCATTTACATTTGGGTAAAAATGGGTCGATTTAGATCTATTTGTTGatgtagagagacagaccaaacagtggagagacgacagacacataagcatatatatataaatatatatatatatatatatatatgcatatgcggCTGCATGTAAATATGGAGGTGCACGCTACTTGAGAGGGATTTTCGGACCTCGGGACCCTCATCTGTAAAATGTTTTTAGGTCATATGGGTAGAGGGGTGGCGGGGTGTGATCGCGGATCTTTTCTGGAGTTTGATGATTTGTGGGATATAAAAACTGCATTGTTTCTTGTGCATTTCCAGAAGTACCTCGAgcaactggagaagaaaagacaggaggaagaggcgaaggcaaaACGCCTGGCTGAGCAGGCAGAAAAGCAACGTCAGCGCGAACTCGAAATTGAGGTAAGGTTGACGTTGAGATCTGCCTCTTTTTTGGTGTATCGGCTTCTCTAGTTTTCCTATCAAAACCTCTCGTCTAGATGTTCTTCTCACGACCGTGCACACTCTCCTCCCCTTATCTAttatctgtctctctgtatatgtgtatcGTTGCATATGTAGGTGTAGGTCTCTATCGGTTTATATCGTGTTTAAGTTgatctgtttctctgtatccgtctctcttgttctccgcGTTGCGcactgcgtctctctttcttctcttcttcctttcctccccttttgtctcttttccccgttttcccAATTTTTTGTGATTTTtcattttcctttttcaggagaagcagcgccaACTGGACCTGGAAGCGTCAGCGGCTCTGCGGAGCGCCCCGCGCGCggcgcctgcgtctcctcagaAGGTCGAGGGATCGATCTCTCCGGCGAGCAGCGTCCCTCCATCTGCAGGAGACTCGTGGCGAAAGGGTGACCGGACTGAAACCGCCCGTCGACGGGTGCCTGCTCAGAGCCAGGGTCGCGGAGAACAGGACGAGGGCTTCGagcgctggagagaaggaaaagtgAACTCTGGAAAcggaaacgacgaagagaagacgcgaccCAGATTCCGAGTCGCAGCCGCTGCACTGTCTGAACACCTCTCAGCGGGAAAGGAAGGACGCGATGAAATTCAGAACGGAGATGCGCAGAAGCCCGAAGACGACGGATTCACCACAGTGTCCAGGAACCGGtaaggaagcaaagaagtCCAGGGGGGCAAAGGGAGTGAAGTGGAGATATTCAGTGGGAGAAGACGGggggaaacaggagagaagtaGAAGTTGAAGAGTAGATGGACGAGTGCGGATGTCAATGAATTGTGAtgtgttttgtgtgttttcagaagaaagtgaaTGCATCGACGCAGGGAAGAGAGTCTCAGGAAAAGGGATGGGTAGAAcagcggcgagagacgcgctcGGGAGACgggaagagcagaaacggagTGGGGCAGATGTCCATTCGAGAGTTCGCTGGACTCCGCGTGACGCTTCACAAGTGTTTCTCGCGGTGTCTTGAAGTTTTCTTACACTTCTCGAGTTACCGCAAGTTTTTCGGGTGTAGACTACTCTCTGCTGCGGCAAAACCGCTCCTGTCTAGTAGCAGAGCCGGAACGCGGTTGCGAAACTATAGGGGAGAGGGGCAGCTCTGCTGCAgctcgggtgtacatccactgcagagacgcgggaCTCGCGGGTAGCCCTGGGCAAGCTGCCATGAAAGTCGATTTTTCTGCAGAACAGAGGGCGCTGCCCGTTTCCAGAGATGCAGTTAAGCACCTGCGTTTCTGTAAGGTGTCGAGTTTTGCGTAGGTTCTTGTCAGCTCCGAGGGAGACTTTTGTACGATGTGcttgtgtctgcatgcgcgcgggAAAAGAGGTGTGTGCTACGGCTGCGCGGGCAACTGAAGATCGCGTTTCTCGTGGCTGAGGATCGATGTGAGACAGGCCAGAGTGTTCAGTGACGTTGTTTTTTGCGATACATACGACTTCGTTTCCCCTCAACTCGAGTGGGAGCTCCACCAAAActagaagaaaacggagtgCCGCCCTAGTGGTGGTGTATCTTTTGCCATGCAGagccttcttcgttcctctgaGGCGCACGCACATTCTTTGCTCCCCTTTCCGCCGCTGACACGCTCGTGCTCTCTACTGGGCACTTAATGGAAAACGCAAAACCACCCACCCCACAGACCCTCAAAATACTTTAAAACGAGTATCTCCACTCGGGTACAGCACATAACCAGGCCATCGACCCTATATATTTCCCGATGTATCGCGGAAAAGAACACAATTTCGAGCATTTGAGTGGAGACACGGTCCGATGGCCCGGTATTTCTGTGTTCATATTCCGGCTTTTTGGCGCAGTGTGGCGATTGCAAGTCGCCATCGCAACCAGCCCTCTAAGCGTTTCTCTGGGAAGTTGAGCGCCCGCGTCCGTTCGCTTACTGAAAAGGGGTCGACTTCTGAACGGAACAGCCCGTGGAAAGCGCGCGGACAGACTTACCGCTGTGCTAGCGTTTAGGGTAACACACGGATGATGGTTGCCATTTGAATTAACTGCGAGAGGAAGTAATTCAGATGCGAGTGTGATCAGGTCCGTCCCCCCCTCGTACGTACTATCTCTGAATCCGTTTCGCTTATCCCGAAACCGCCAACCCCGCCTCTGCATGTGCCTGTTTAGGCTCTTCACAGCGAGACTTGGGGTAGCAGTGAAAGGGGCTCGAGGCGCACGAtccctttcctcgttttttttttcgtgcTTCGCTTCCAACAGAAAACACTGTGGCAGGCGTAGAGAGGTGATCTCTCGATACCGTCGCAGACTGTGCATCCACTCCAGGACCTGCGGGAAGCTAGCCAGAGAAAAGTGTGTGTCTCAGCAAGGTTCGGAGAGCGGCGGGGTGGAAAGAAGCAACATGTAGTGCTCTGGGTCGCCATTCACTTCGCGTGGAAACGCCCTTTGCTTTATCACAACGAAATTCTCCCCTCAGCTTGTCGTTAAGAGTGCGGCTGTCTTCATCTCGTGCCCCCATCCCCCTGGTGGTGCCGTGTCGAAGCCAAGACGGCCCGGCGTTTCTGTGTTGTTTGCGATTTCATTTGATTCTGCGCGGTGCAAAACGGCCTCTCATTGCGTTTCTAACGCtcaaaaaagaggaagctgggagacttctttttctcccgcgAAACTGCGTAGAAGTTTTTTCGAGGTCGTTCGCACGAGTGCGTCTGCCCCACATGCCCGCAGCGTCTTCCCAAGTCTTTCTTCCGCAAATTCCGGTGCTCTCGCGAGCTTCACCTTTCCCCGAGTTCCCGCGTCTTGAAAACGCGGACACGACTCTTTATGCAGGCGTTGTGCCTCTCCGGTCCCTGCTTTCCGGCCGGTTCCCCGTGGCTTGATATCGTGCAAACGCCGGACCTGTACCGTTTCGAGGAGCTCGAATCTCCCCGGAAGGACCGATAAAGAACACGGCTCACAGACGCCGCGTGCTTGTCGGAGTTGGACATGGTCAACTTCCGAGATTTTCCCAGGTATCTTATTCGGTTCATTGTGAGTCTCGTCTGCAGGACAACTGGATGAAACAACCTTTGTTCTTGTGGGATGATTCCGTCCTCAGCACTCCGTGCTTCGATTCTCGGCCGTCAGCTGCTTTGtcttcgagagagaagcggcctCTGAAGACCGCGCCTGCTTGCGCTCTCTAAAATGTAGCGTCGTCTCCTGTTTCCCTTGGCAGCCAAGTCACACGCGCCGACGCCTGCGTGGGTGGCCCCGTCTGCGTCGTCACACAGGTCCATGTGAAGCGAAGGTCACTTCCTGCTCcgaagaacgagggagaagacaatTTACAAAATTCCCCGCAAATCACGAAACCCTGCCATGGAGGTGGCCTGCGGCGCCCGACAAGCGAGGGCCGGGAGCCCCGGAACACAAAACTCCGGTCACAATCCGTCAACCACGGtaccttctccgtctcctgaTCCTTCCAGCTCGTCaccctctccttcctgcgGTGCGGCGGCGGACTCGGATGACCCATTTGGTGTGCGTTCGGCACTGGATCGTTTGCGTGGGTTGTCGTGGAAGTCCCCGTTCCGTCGGCGgtctgctgcttcgtctttcATCTCTGCGTACttggccttcttcttcggcggcTGCTTCGGTCTGCACTGGTTCCACCTGGCCTGCTGGCCACGGTGGGCGCTGCGTGTCTTCACGCTCTCGGGGTGTGGACTCTACAGTCTCTgcgacttctttcttctcccgagCGCCGTGCGAGCAtcgcagcgaaggagacagagggcctTCGTGAGGGCGGAACTTGTCAAGCGCTTGCAGGCCGCCCACCGCCGCGAGGAGAGTGCAGCGGCTCTCTCCCGCCTGGAGAAGCGAGCAGGCGCGACCTCCGGGGCCGCTAGCTGGACTCTAGGGCGCAGTGTCTCCCTCCAGGACCTCGAGGCGTTCCAGCGCGGACGCGAGGTGCTTCGGCGACAGACCGAAAACCTCCGGAAGCAAAGAGATGAAGTGCTCAGACGCGTCTTGCAGCTCTCTGTGCGCTGTGGCTTTCGGAGTCCTTCGTGTCTTGGGAGCCCCGCagtgaagcagagaggagagaaagagaagttggggggggaggagacacctcACAGACTGGCAGGCGTTTCTCAGACGAATGTCGCGACGTGCACATCtcctgaagaaaagaaggaaacagatgAAGGTCAGAAGGTTTCGGCGCCTGTTGAAACTCTACCAGAAGCCGTCGAGGCTGCTGACAACGTGGtagagaaaagcgaacaaGGTCGAAATGATAACGAGATCAGAGCGGGTCGAGACGCGACGATGGCGACTTTGATGATATCAAACACcgctccttcgccttcgtctccttctaccgctccttcgccttcgtctccttctacctctccttcgccttcttctctttcgccttcttgctctgcgtctgtgtctgctgCTCGTCTGCATtcttcgggtgtctctgcgtcctcgcggTTCCCGTCGGGTGCGTTGCGTCCAAGGCTGTCGGTGTCGGAGCGCGACATCGCGGTTCTTTTGAAGGAGCAAGAAGTTGGAGTGGAAGTCTGTGCGCTTCCGCCAGTTGTGAGTTCGACTTCGTTTGCCTCGCAGAGGGGCTCGAAggctttttttttcaggcaCCTTTCCTGGCTGCGCGGGGTGCTGAGTTTCTGGGCGTCCCTGATGCCCTGGCGACTGCTTTTTCGCGGCATCTACGCGCATGtcctctgttccttcgtAGTCGACGTTGTGTTCTGCAACGCTGAGCTGTCGCCCCTGAGTGCGCCGATCTCTCGACTCGTGTTCGTTCTTCTGCACTGTCTCGCTCGCGCGGCCGTCATCTTCGCCGCGAACTTCTCGGACCTGACCGACATGCCTTCTCCCTGGCTCTGCAGCGACCTCCTCATGTGCGTGGCTGCGTCGTTCGGGGGCTCTGcagttctccttctcggccCCGAactgttgcatgcagtcggtGCCTACGTCCCGATCGTCGACGCCCACGTTCGCGCGTCTttctcggccttcttcgGGGAGTTCTCCGTCCTGCTGTCGCTCCCGAGCGTCGAGGCCCAGGCCCGCCTCCCCCGCGTCGCCCGAGAAGACTTCTACGCATCTTGTCACTTTGCTAACCTTGTGGTCATTGGCGTCAGCGCATACCTCGCAGCTGCAGCTCACCACGACGAGCCGGAGGAGGCCAGGAAGCGGGAAGTCAGTTTCTGCAGGGACGTGCTGGCGCTGCTGGCGGTGCTTGACCGCGAGGACCGCGAAGCGCTCGAGAAAAAGCGTTCGAAAGAACTGAAGCCGGAGTTCACCGAGGCGAGTGCGTCTGCTGGCGGGGGCGAGACGACTGTTTGTCAAGACACGGTGGTGGGGGGAAACGGACCTCAGGAGaccaaggagaagaaaacaggaggcGGGAAGGACGAAGGGCGAGGGCGATTCGAAGAAGACCCGCGAATGGCTGCGCTGGTTGCGCAGGCGCAGCGAACCTATGGCGCGACGATCACCCAGAGTCCCGGGGACACTCGCGTCCAGAGGGTTCGCGAGTGCATGCTGTCGGCTTTGGTCTGGTTCTTCGCcctcgcgttcctcgccGTCTGGGTGGCCTGTCTCGTGCTCGCAGCCTCCAATGTGGCAGCACGGATGGAAGACAAAACCGCGGCAAAAGTCTTTGCGTTTGTCTctggagacacgaagaacgACCCTGAGCTCGGGCAACTCAAGGCGGAGCTCTCTGTCCTGTACAAGCAGTTTCAGGCcctgcagaaggagaaggggtTCACCGGTGCCCTCAGCGACATCGCTGCCATGCTGTGGAGCGAGGCCCAGGAGGCGATGAGCGAGCAGAggcgaaagcagaagaaagaagacgacgctTACACGCTACTGGGTGTGCAGCCAAGCGCGACGGCTAGGGAAATCAAAATGGCCTACAAGCAACTCGCGAGACAACACCACCCCGACGTCGTTGCCGCCGCCTCCCCCGAGCCGCTGACGCCCCTCGAAGAGGCCCGCGCTACGGAGAAAATGCGAAAAATCAACGAGGCCTACGAGCGACTCATGCGCACCCACGGCGGCAGAGGCAACCTCGGAAGAGTGTGAGAAACCTtcagggaaaagagaaatacaccagagaaaaagcagccGGAGGGGTCTGTGTCGGCGGTGGAATGTGCGGTCGATCGCGCGCAGCTGAGACAGACGGAGGACCTGGGAGGCAGTCtgcggaaaaagaaagaacgccGAGTTTCCCCCGGGCACTCCTTGGAAACAGACACTGACCATGGCGTCGAACTCTGATAGTAACCAGCTGAAAACGCGTTACTTTTTCTTAGATGGTGGGGGACAAAGAGAGCCGTTTCACGTGACAGTCTCGCGGTGCTACGGCTCTGGATTTGTAAAAAGCGCCAGAAACTGtcaaagagacaaaagtgGCGAAATGCGAATTTCCCTTGCGGGTTTGTCAACTCAAAAAAAAGTGCTAAGCTGACG from Toxoplasma gondii ME49 chromosome VIIa, whole genome shotgun sequence carries:
- a CDS encoding DnaJ domain-containing protein (encoded by transcript TGME49_201670~Predicted trans-membrane domain (TMHMM2.0):76-99:108-131:433-453:456-479:485-505:514-537:739-762) → MEVACGARQARAGSPGTQNSGHNPSTTVPSPSPDPSSSSPSPSCGAAADSDDPFGVRSALDRLRGLSWKSPFRRRSAASSFISAYLAFFFGGCFGLHWFHLACWPRWALRVFTLSGCGLYSLCDFFLLPSAVRASQRRRQRAFVRAELVKRLQAAHRREESAAALSRLEKRAGATSGAASWTLGRSVSLQDLEAFQRGREVLRRQTENLRKQRDEVLRRVLQLSVRCGFRSPSCLGSPAVKQRGEKEKLGGEETPHRLAGVSQTNVATCTSPEEKKETDEGQKVSAPVETLPEAVEAADNVVEKSEQGRNDNEIRAGRDATMATLMISNTAPSPSSPSTAPSPSSPSTSPSPSSLSPSCSASVSAARLHSSGVSASSRFPSGALRPRLSVSERDIAVLLKEQEVGVEVCALPPVVSSTSFASQRGSKAFFFRHLSWLRGVLSFWASLMPWRLLFRGIYAHVLCSFVVDVVFCNAELSPLSAPISRLVFVLLHCLARAAVIFAANFSDLTDMPSPWLCSDLLMCVAASFGGSAVLLLGPELLHAVGAYVPIVDAHVRASFSAFFGEFSVLLSLPSVEAQARLPRVAREDFYASCHFANLVVIGVSAYLAAAAHHDEPEEARKREVSFCRDVLALLAVLDREDREALEKKRSKELKPEFTEASASAGGGETTVCQDTVVGGNGPQETKEKKTGGGKDEGRGRFEEDPRMAALVAQAQRTYGATITQSPGDTRVQRVRECMLSALVWFFALAFLAVWVACLVLAASNVAARMEDKTAAKVFAFVSGDTKNDPELGQLKAELSVLYKQFQALQKEKGFTGALSDIAAMLWSEAQEAMSEQRRKQKKEDDAYTLLGVQPSATAREIKMAYKQLARQHHPDVVAAASPEPLTPLEEARATEKMRKINEAYERLMRTHGGRGNLGRV